A window of Bacillus toyonensis BCT-7112 genomic DNA:
CACCTCTTTGTAGCTAGTAGAAATTAAAGATGCTTCAATAATATAGCGATCTGGGGCATCACCGATGTAGTTAAAGGGGTAACAAGTTGTTAATGTTAGTTTCTCTTTTTTTACAATGACAGTTCGATCTTCTGCATCTGTTATCCAATGGGTGTTAACCTTACATTTCCTCCGTAACATCATACCGCAACAATTGCCCCTGATCATAAAACTTCTCAAAAATAAGGCCCATTACATAGAAGAATACTAAACCGAAGCAAATGTGAATAAGTGTGAACGTAGCTCCAAATGAAGAAAATTCATATACGATAATTGGTAATTTTGCAGTTGTCCAAACGCCTAAGAAAAATACGATGTATTTAATGCTCGCTCCTTTTTTCAAAAGTAATGCGGCGATTGGAAAGGCGACGTAGAGGGGGCCAGCTGCAATTCCGCCTAATAATAGAGAGAATAAGATACCATATATGCCCGATTTTTCGCCCATATATTTCATTAACGTTTCTTTCTTCACCCATTGATCAAGTAATCCTACAAATAGTAGGACAGGAGGAAGGAGAAACAGCATATCTAAAATGCTATTCCCTGTTAGTTGTAATGCCGCCTTGCCTAAAGATTGATTTATAAAAGTTAATACAAAGAGCCCCAGTAGTAAAATGAAAAAGAAGCGATATCTTTTTAATTCGTTCATACCATCACCACCCAAATGATATAGGAGAATAGGAGAGACATGAGCAGAGCAGATGCATTACGTGCGTAAGCGAAGCTTCGCCCAAATATCTTTTGTTCCATCGGCATAGTTGTAAGCCCTACTGACATGAGTGTAGACATAAGTGCCGCAACTTGAGGAAGACCTGCACCATGTTGAACTAATGTATTTCCAAGAGGGAAT
This region includes:
- a CDS encoding permease, translated to MNELKRYRFFFILLLGLFVLTFINQSLGKAALQLTGNSILDMLFLLPPVLLFVGLLDQWVKKETLMKYMGEKSGIYGILFSLLLGGIAAGPLYVAFPIAALLLKKGASIKYIVFFLGVWTTAKLPIIVYEFSSFGATFTLIHICFGLVFFYVMGLIFEKFYDQGQLLRYDVTEEM